A single region of the Vicia villosa cultivar HV-30 ecotype Madison, WI linkage group LG4, Vvil1.0, whole genome shotgun sequence genome encodes:
- the LOC131597992 gene encoding protein MAIN-LIKE 1-like: MSDFSGFPCPQLDNPRVGFPILCFISRITQQWGFRRGGAIDGMRQRGRQRREADGEGQQGAAPEVGSQHPAFPVGPTDISLLIRYQNHVACHLWLGEERRPKPTLKVAAHGSKLIGWVPTMLPRQMNDWLVASGLSSLQYTSLARVDTHLLSAFVERWHPETSSYHMPFGEITIMIDYDAIHLSVELFGVSLSDETREASSVRGPYYKLDWLKQVFEQQRAAYNFTGAMRAYMMLLLGCTILADETFTLVELGGYASLLQCWIHEYFPTVGKRCTSGLCGIDSPMARAMKWEYRQGTQKVDDIRAVLDQLTPHDIVWRPFEDHREHRHFDYICLYRGGLKRYGTVVLYLPDRCMRQFGYRQYIPIAPSNLDTLDVDVEWATYMQSVLQVIRSHDASPTVFATIPYETDDDYLAWYYTVSHPRLRAPRGDQPMQTRPEDEQFLEIFRALRLAQGGPLPREGQITYDNESD; the protein is encoded by the exons ATgagtgatttttctggttttcctTGTCCTCAGCTGGACAACCCAAGAGTGGGgtttccgattctttgcttcatCAGCCGGATAACCCAACAATGGGGTTTCCG AAGAGGAGGTGCGATCGACGGAATGCGTCAAAGAGGAAGACAACGTCGAGAGGCTGATGGCGAGGGACAGCAGGGAGCTGCACCTGAGGTTGGTTCGCAGCACCCGGCATTTCCCGTAGGACCGACTGATATTTCTTTATTGATTAGATATCAAAACCATGTTGCCTGTCACTTATGGTTGGGCGAG GAGAGACGACCAAAGCCGACCTTAAAGGTTGCTGCACATGGCAGCAAATTAATAGGATGGGTTCCGACAATGCTCCCAAGGCAGATGAATGATTGGTTAGTTGCATCTGGTCTGTCATCTTTGCAGTATACTAGTTTGGCCAGGGTAGATACGCATCTTTTATCTGCTTTTGTTGAGAGATGGCATCCTGAAACATCGTCATATCATATGCCGTTCGGCGAGATAACCATCATGATAGATTATGATGCTATCCATCTATCTGTTGAGTTGTTTGGTGTTTCACTGAGTGATGAAACTAGGGAGGCTTCTTCTGTAAGGGGTCCTTACTATAAATTGGATTGGTTGAAGCAAGTTTTTGAGCAACAAAGAGCTGCATATAACTTTACAGGTGCTATGAGAGCATACATGATGTTGCTATTAGGTTGTACTATTCTTGCCGACGAGACTTTTACTCTTGTCGAG CTTGGTGGTTATGCCTCTCTTCTTCAG tgttggattcatgagTATTTTCCAACTGTTGGAAAGAGATGTACTTCTGGGTTATGTGGCATTGATAGTCCAATGGCTAGGGCGATGAAATGGGAATATAGGCAGGGGACGCAAAAAGTGGATGACATCCGAGCTGTGTTAGATCAGTTGACCCCTCACGATATCGTCTGGCGCCCTTTTGAGGATCATAGGGAGCACCGTCATTTTGATTATATCTGTTTGTACCGGGGTGGTTTGAAGAGGTATGGTACTGTAGTTCTATATTTACCTGACAGATGCATGCGTCAGTTTGGATACAGACAGTACATACCTATTGCTCCTTCTAATCTAGACACACTTGATGTGGATGTTGAGTGGGCTACATATATGCAGAGTGTGTTGCAGGTGATCCGATCCCACGATGCTTCCCCAACTGTGTTTGCTACCATACCATATGAGACAGACGATGATTATTTGGCGTGGTATTATACGGTGTCACATCCTCGTTTGAGAGCACCACGAGGTGATCAGCCGATGCAG ACACGTCCTGAAGACGAACAGTTTCTCGAGATATTTAGAGCACTGAGACTTGCACAGGGCGGACCATTACCTAGGGAAGGTCAAATTACTTATGACAATGAGTCTGATTGA